The following are encoded together in the Vigna angularis cultivar LongXiaoDou No.4 chromosome 9, ASM1680809v1, whole genome shotgun sequence genome:
- the LOC108346949 gene encoding E3 ubiquitin-protein ligase complex SLX5-SLX8 subunit SLX8, which translates to MEGRRRITLYDQMTASNDNTNSGSSSRDSLASLMLEDVVFKKAEAEADAEASRDLSRSRTLQDIIREEKPNEDAKDRNSWKAFKEKLRLKRAIGLAWSSAPTHSNNSNNNDNEDGSLPQTRLLSDDAATQQNDVVVEDANDSDPIARFGSPTDNTAAGGDSSDGENNQEAAVGVSLMDLLEEAEQEMDLYRVSDDDVVADFEKRDEDEAEDEEKEGLVEYNCCVCMVRHKGAAFIPCGHTFCRMCCREIWASRGNCPLCNNLILEILDIF; encoded by the coding sequence ATGGAAGGTCGCCGGAGGATAACGCTTTACGACCAAATGACAGCTAGCAACGACAATACCAACAGCGGCAGCAGCAGCCGAGACTCACTAGCGAGCCTCATGCTCGAAGACGTCGTATTTAAGAAGGCCGAAGCCGAAGCCGACGCCGAAGCGAGCCGTGACCTGAGCCGAAGCCGGACTCTCCAAGACATCATTCGCGAAGAGAAGCCTAACGAAGACGCGAAGGATCGCAACTCCTGGAAAGCCTTCAAGGAGAAGCTTCGGCTCAAGCGCGCTATCGGTTTGGCTTGGTCCTCCGCCCCTACTCACAGTAATAACAGCAATAATAACGACAATGAAGACGGAAGTTTACCTCAAACTCGCCTCCTCTCCGACGACGCGGCGACTCAGCAGAACGACGTCGTTGTGGAGGACGCAAACGATTCAGATCCGATCGCGCGGTTCGGATCTCCGACGGACAACACGGCAGCCGGCGGAGATTCCTCCGACGGGGAGAACAACCAGGAGGCAGCGGTTGGCGTGTCGCTGATGGATTTGTTGGAGGAAGCGGAGCAGGAAATGGATTTGTACAGAGTGAGCGATGATGATGTGGTGGCAGATTTTGAGAAGAGGGATGAAGATGAAGcggaagatgaagaaaaagagggTTTGGTGGAGTATAACTGCTGCGTCTGCATGGTGCGCCATAAAGGCGCGGCGTTTATCCCGTGCGGACACACCTTCTGCAGAATGTGTTGCAGAGAGATTTGGGCCAGCAGAGGGAATTGCCCTCTCtgcaataatttaattttggaaattcttGATATTTTCTGA